A section of the Malaclemys terrapin pileata isolate rMalTer1 chromosome 15, rMalTer1.hap1, whole genome shotgun sequence genome encodes:
- the JAM3 gene encoding junctional adhesion molecule C, which produces MALRRRTLLLLLLLPPMLGYRILAVELTSSNTKPVVQEFQRVELSCIIKSTTTPNPRIEWKKIKGGETSYVFFDSKMQGDFVTRAEILSRTSLVIKNTTRMDTATYRCEVAAPDDANIVDEINIQLTVQVKPVTPRCRVPKAVPVGKTATLHCHENEGYPESTYSWYRNSEPLPTDSKSNPKFHNSSFILNPGTGTLVFAAVHKGDTGRYYCIATNDAGSAKCEEQEMEIYDLNIGGIVGGVLVVVVVLVLITLGICCAYRRGYFVNSKQTGKSYKTPAKPDGVNYIQTDDEGDFRHKSSFVI; this is translated from the exons gcTATCGAATCTTGGCCGTGGAGCTGACGTCCAGCAACACGAAGCCCGTGGTGCAGGAATTCCAGC GTGTGGAGCTGTCCTGCATCATTAAATCCACCACAACACCCAATCCCAGGATCGAGTGGAAGAAAATCAAAGGCGGTGAAACCTCCTATGTGTTTTTTGACAGTAAAATGCAGG GAGACTTTGTAACTCGTGCAGAAATTCTCAGCCGGACATCGCTAGTGATCAAAAACACCACCCGCATGGATACTGCCACCTACCGTTGCGAAGTGGCAGCGCCCGACGATGCAAACATAGTAGATGAGATAAACATCCAGCTTACAGTGCAAG TAAAGCCAGTCACGCCCAGGTGCAGAGTCCCTAAAGCTGTGCCAGTGGGCAAGACAGCGACCCTTCACTGCCACGAGAACGAAGGCTACCCAGAGTCCACCTACAGCTGGTACCGCAACAGTGAACCCTTACCGACCGACTCCAAATCTAACCCCAAATTCCATAATTCCTCCTTCATCTTGAACCCTGGAACAGGCACTTTG GTCTTCGCAGCCGTGCACAAGGGTGACACTGGCCGTTACTACTGCATAGCAACAAACGATGCCGGCTCCGCCAAGTGTGAGGAGCAGGAGATGGAAATCT ATGATCTTAATATTGGTGGGATTGTCGGTGGAGTCCTAGTGGTCGTGGTGGTTCTGGTGCTGATAACGCTTGGTATCTGTTGTGCCTACAGAAGGGGTTACTTTGTAAACAGCAAACAGACTGGTAAAAG CTACAAGACTCCAGCAAAACCAGATGGTGTTAATTATATCCAGACAGACGACGAG GGCGACTTCAGACACAAATCGTCATTTGTTATTTGA